GCACGTGTGGAACTCCACCGACAACTGGAAGCTCGTCGTCGACGCCATCGTCCAGAAGCTCTCCGACGCCGACAGCGCCAACGCCGACACCTACAAGGCCAACGGCGACAAGTACAAGGCGGAGATCGATGACGCAGCCGCCTACGTCAAGGACCAGATCAACCAGATCCCTGCCGACTCCCGCACCCTTGTGTCCGGGCACGACGCGTTCGCCTACTTCGGCAACGAGTTCGGCCTCGAGATCAAGGCCACCGACTTCGTCTCCTCCGACGCTCAGCTCTCCGCCGGCGAGCTCGTCGACCTGGCCAAGTACATCGCCGACCACAAGGTCAAGACCGTCTTCCAGGACAACGTCTCCAACCCGCAGGCGATCCAGTCCCTGCAGGAGCAGGTCAAGGCCGACGGCTGGGACGTGAAGGTTTCCGACAAGGTTCTCTACGCCGGCTCCCTCGGCGAGAGCTCCCCGCAGGACACCTACATCGGCGTGCTCAAGTACAACGCCGACACCATCCGCGAGGCCCTGTCCTAACACTGAAGTTTTGAAAGCCGCGGCGTTGCCATGTCACCATGGAATAAACGCCGCGGTTTTAGGTTTTAAACCTTTGGCAAGGCGTCGACAAGCAAAAAGAAAGACCACGATGATCGCAATCGAAGTCACCGACCTCAGCGTCTCCTACGGGCAGACCGTGGCGCTCGAAAACGCCAGTTTCCGCGCGCGCCAGGGGACGGTCATGGGGCTGATCGGCCCCAACGGCGCTGGCAAGTCCACGGCGATGAAGGCGCTGGTCGGGCTCGTGCCGCACACCGGCGAGATCGCGATCACCGGCACCGTCGGCTACATGCCGCAAACAGCCGAGATCGACTGGGACTTCCCGATCACCGTCGAACACGTCGTGTCCATGGGGCTGTATCCGAAGCTCGGCTGGTTCAGGCGGCTCGGGCGCGAGGACAAGCAGGCCGTGACCGCCGCGATGGAGCGCGTGGGCGTCGCCGACCTGTGCAAACGCCAGATCTCCCAGCTGTCCGGCGGGCAGCGTAAGCGCGTGTTCATGGCGCGCATCCTGGCGCAGAACCCGCAGGTCTACCTGCTCGACGAGCCGTTCGCGGGCGTCGACGTGGCCAGCGAGAAGGTCATCCACCGGGTCCTGCACGAGCTTCGCGACGCTGGCGCGACCGTCCTCATCGTCCACCACGATCTCGCCGCCGTGCGCCACCTCTGCGACGACGTTACCGTGTTCAACCGCACCGTCGTCGCCACCGGCGCCGCCGCCGACGTGCTGGTTCCAGACGTGATCAACCGGGCCTTTGGGCTGGGGATCGCATGATCTCGGTGATCGACTTCCTCGCCGAGTTCTCCTACCGGCGCACCCTGTTCGGCACGATGGCGATCGGTGCTACCTGCGGCGCGATGGGCACGTTCTTGTACCTGCGGCGCCAGGCGCTCATGTCGGACGTCATCGGACATGCCGCCACCCCCGGCGTGATGGCGGCCTTCCTGCTGGTCTCGCTGCTTGCGCCGGGTGCGGACCCGCGCGCGCTGCCGGTGTTGGTGGTCGGCGCGCTGGTCTCCGGGCTGGCGTCGGTGTGGCTGTCGCAGGCGATCGCCCGGCACACGCGCATCGGCATCGACGCCACCATGGCAGTGGTGCTCTCGCTGTTCCTGGGCGGCGGGCTGGTGATCCTGCAGGTGATCCAGAAGTCCACGCTGCCGGGCAAGGGCGGGATCCAGGACCTCATGTTCGGCAACGCCGCGACGCTGACCAGCCTGGACGTGGCCACGATCGCAGTGTCCAGCGTGATTATCCTCGCGGTCGCGGGGCTGTGCTGGCGGCCGTTCGTGCTCATGACCTTCGACGAGACCGAGGCCCGCATCCAGGGCTGGCCGGTCAGGTGGCTCACGCCGGCGCTGTTCGGGCTGCTGGTCGTGGCGATCGTCATGGGGGTCAAAGCCGTGGGGCTCATCCTCATGATCGCGTTCGCGGTGTTCCCGCCAGCAGCGGCTAGGCAGTTCACGCGCACGACGCTGGCCATGTTCGTGCTCTCCGGCGCGATCGGGGCCGCGGCGGCGGCGATCGGCTCCTACCTGTCGATCGCCCTGGGCAACGTCCCCACCGGCCCGGTCATCGTGGTCGTGCTCGGCGCGTTCATCGGCGTGTCGATGCTCGCCGGATCGCGAACGGGGGTGCGCGCATGAGCTTCGTGGCATCGGTGGCGCTGCTCGCCGCGGTGGTCTCGCTCGCGTTGAGCGTGCCGGGGATGGTGCTGAGCCTTCGTCGACAAGCAATGCTTTCCGACGCCTTGTCGCACGCCGTCGTCCCCGGCATCGCCGTGGGTGTGCTCCTGTCCGGAACGACGAGCTCGCCGCTGCTCATGCTCGGCGCGACCGTCTCCGGCGTGGCTGTGTTCGCGCTCACCGAGTGGCTCGTGCAACGCGGCAGGTTCACCCGCGACTCCGCGACGGGACTGGTGTTCCCCGTGTTCTTCGCGGCGGGCGTCATCATCATCTCGACCGCGCTCAAGGGGGCGGCGATCTCGGAGAATACCGTGCTGGTCGGCGACCTCAACTTCGCGGCGCTGGACAAGCTCATCGTGGGGCACTACGACCTAGGCCCCAGCCAGGCGTGGCTGGTCGGCGGCGTCGGGCTCGCCTGCGTCGCGGTCCTCGCGCTCGTCTACCGCCCGCTGGTCACGCACGCGTTCGACCCCGTCTACGCGGCGTCTATAGGCTGGCGATCGCGGCTGGTCAACTACGTGGTCATGGTGATGGTGTCGCTGACGGTGGTCACGTGCTTCGACTCCGCCGGCGCCGTGCTCATCGTCGCGCTCATGATCGTCCCGCCCGCCACGGCGCTGCTGGTGACCACGACCATGCGCGGTTTCATCGCGCTCACGCTCGTCGTGGCGCTTTTAAGCTCCCAGGTGGGCTTCTTCGCGGCGTATCAGCTCGACGCGGCCACGTCGCCGATGATGGCGCTTGTCGACGGCCTCATCTTCCTCAGCGTGTACGGCTTTATCAGGGTACGCGACCGCGGGCGCGCCAAATCCACCCCCGACCAGCCCCGGATCAGGGGGCGCGGTAGACGCGCCGGATTCGGCCGTTGATGCGCTCGAGCCGCCCGCGGCTGGGCGGGGCGTTGGGGTCGTCGTCGTTGACCCCGTTGTGATAGGCGCAGCAGGTGGTCAGGTTCCTGCTCGAGGTGTGCCCGCCCAGCTGCCAGGGGATGATGTGGTGGACCTCGCACTCGTCGGCGGGTTTGTGGCAGTTATCCCACGGGCAGGTGGGGTTTTCCACCTTCGCGAGGATGCGCTGCTTGTCGTTGGCGAAGCGCTTCGAGCGCACTAGGTCCACCGGGCCCTCGACGGGGTGGATGAGCGCGAAGCCCCACTCCTCGTCCAGCGCCAGCTTCGCGACCTCCGTGCTGGTGCGCTCCACGCCGTCCGAACAGAGCAGCACCGTTTCGTCGCCGGTGCCGTCTATGACCTTGTCCGCGGCGTCCAGCGGGATCGTGACCACGGGGCGCAACACGGTGCGTACGGCCTCGCCGCCCGTGACCGCCTGGTGCAGCGCGCTCGCGGGGTCGTCGGCGTCCTTGATGGGGTCGTAGAGCTCCGCGATGAGCGCCGCCGGGCCGTTGACCCGCATCGACCAGGTCTGATCGGTGTAGCGGCGGACGCTCACGCCCACCGGGACGGTGCGCGGCTTGCGCAGGGCCTTGACCAGTTTGAGGCCGAGCTCCTTGATCTCGCTGGGCGTGCCCTTCTCGCGGCACAGACCCTGGCGCAGCTGCCACTTCTTGCTGTGGCCCGCCACCCTTTGCGCCAGCGACTCGATCACCTCGAGCGTATCTAGGCTGTGCTCGTTCTCCTCGATCCCCTTCACACAGTCCGCCTGCTTGCGGCTGAACACGACGGGTTCGGCGTAGACCTTCGTCAGCGCGGCGAGCGAGGCGGCGGCCTTCTCCGGCACCACCCGCTCCAGTTCTTGCGCGCTGAGCCCGCGGGCGAGCTTCATGAGCTCGAGGGGGCTTTTCAGCAGCGCTCCGAACATCTCCAACGCGTTCATGCCTCGCACGCTAAACGGGCCGCGGCGCCCTCGCAACCGCAGCCCG
This is a stretch of genomic DNA from Corynebacterium vitaeruminis DSM 20294. It encodes these proteins:
- a CDS encoding metal ABC transporter ATP-binding protein, which gives rise to MIAIEVTDLSVSYGQTVALENASFRARQGTVMGLIGPNGAGKSTAMKALVGLVPHTGEIAITGTVGYMPQTAEIDWDFPITVEHVVSMGLYPKLGWFRRLGREDKQAVTAAMERVGVADLCKRQISQLSGGQRKRVFMARILAQNPQVYLLDEPFAGVDVASEKVIHRVLHELRDAGATVLIVHHDLAAVRHLCDDVTVFNRTVVATGAAADVLVPDVINRAFGLGIA
- a CDS encoding metal ABC transporter permease — encoded protein: MSFVASVALLAAVVSLALSVPGMVLSLRRQAMLSDALSHAVVPGIAVGVLLSGTTSSPLLMLGATVSGVAVFALTEWLVQRGRFTRDSATGLVFPVFFAAGVIIISTALKGAAISENTVLVGDLNFAALDKLIVGHYDLGPSQAWLVGGVGLACVAVLALVYRPLVTHAFDPVYAASIGWRSRLVNYVVMVMVSLTVVTCFDSAGAVLIVALMIVPPATALLVTTTMRGFIALTLVVALLSSQVGFFAAYQLDAATSPMMALVDGLIFLSVYGFIRVRDRGRAKSTPDQPRIRGRGRRAGFGR
- a CDS encoding metal ABC transporter substrate-binding protein, producing MESRFQQLRPIAKAAAAGLAVIGLLGAGACSTESGSSSSSSDGKSLSVFATTGYIGDAVKNIAPDAKLTTMIGPGGDPHTYQPTTKDISAMQDADVVLWSGLGLEASMQDQLEGLGDKQLAVAETIPEDKLLPWSEEEDMDHDQAAESETASASETAHEHDHGDLAFDPHVWNSTDNWKLVVDAIVQKLSDADSANADTYKANGDKYKAEIDDAAAYVKDQINQIPADSRTLVSGHDAFAYFGNEFGLEIKATDFVSSDAQLSAGELVDLAKYIADHKVKTVFQDNVSNPQAIQSLQEQVKADGWDVKVSDKVLYAGSLGESSPQDTYIGVLKYNADTIREALS
- a CDS encoding metal ABC transporter permease — protein: MSVIDFLAEFSYRRTLFGTMAIGATCGAMGTFLYLRRQALMSDVIGHAATPGVMAAFLLVSLLAPGADPRALPVLVVGALVSGLASVWLSQAIARHTRIGIDATMAVVLSLFLGGGLVILQVIQKSTLPGKGGIQDLMFGNAATLTSLDVATIAVSSVIILAVAGLCWRPFVLMTFDETEARIQGWPVRWLTPALFGLLVVAIVMGVKAVGLILMIAFAVFPPAAARQFTRTTLAMFVLSGAIGAAAAAIGSYLSIALGNVPTGPVIVVVLGAFIGVSMLAGSRTGVRA
- a CDS encoding HNH endonuclease signature motif containing protein; this translates as MNALEMFGALLKSPLELMKLARGLSAQELERVVPEKAAASLAALTKVYAEPVVFSRKQADCVKGIEENEHSLDTLEVIESLAQRVAGHSKKWQLRQGLCREKGTPSEIKELGLKLVKALRKPRTVPVGVSVRRYTDQTWSMRVNGPAALIAELYDPIKDADDPASALHQAVTGGEAVRTVLRPVVTIPLDAADKVIDGTGDETVLLCSDGVERTSTEVAKLALDEEWGFALIHPVEGPVDLVRSKRFANDKQRILAKVENPTCPWDNCHKPADECEVHHIIPWQLGGHTSSRNLTTCCAYHNGVNDDDPNAPPSRGRLERINGRIRRVYRAP